Proteins from one Streptomyces sp. NBC_00289 genomic window:
- a CDS encoding anthranilate synthase family protein — MAPDLLDRILGPRPPAFALLHRPEVSGPDTLEVLTGTASTVDAVARIPLSETPDPDAGARHEVLALLPYRQVAERGYACADDGEPLIAITVEEQTSVALGDALRRLPGEPVVICGGAFDLDDDEYAGIVGKVIADEIGTGEGANFVIKRSFVADITGYTLHSALAFFRRLLERERGAYWTFVVHTGDRTFVGASPERHVSLRGGRAVMNPISGTYRYPPSGPTLAGVMDFLADRKEADELYMVVDEELKMMARVCDPAPRVVGPYLKEMARLAHTEYFIEGASDHDPRTILRETMFAPTVTGSPLESACRVINRYEPRGRGYYSGVAALIGQDERGRRTLDSSILIRTADIDGAGRLSIGVGATLVRHSDPASEVDETRAKAAGLLAALGAEGPTRLAEHPRVRRALERRNDSIAGFWTGEHAGSGTPAVERSSLAGRRVLVVDAEDAFTSMIGQQLRTMGLKPTVRRYDEPYSFDDYELVVMGPGPGDPRDTRHPKITHLRSAIHALLHQRRPFVAVCLSHQVLSTLLGLELVRRPVPNQGVQREIDLFAARERVGFYNTFAARSAHDEFDVPGVGVVEASREGDTGEVHALRGPGFASMQFHAESVLTQNGVRIVGDALERVLRTCVS, encoded by the coding sequence ATGGCACCCGACCTGCTCGACCGGATCCTCGGGCCGCGGCCGCCCGCCTTCGCGCTGCTGCACCGCCCCGAGGTGAGCGGCCCGGACACCCTGGAGGTCCTGACGGGTACGGCGTCGACGGTGGACGCCGTGGCCCGGATCCCACTGAGCGAGACGCCCGATCCCGACGCCGGGGCGCGCCACGAGGTCCTGGCGCTGCTTCCCTACCGCCAGGTCGCCGAGCGCGGCTACGCCTGCGCCGACGACGGCGAACCGCTGATCGCGATCACCGTGGAGGAGCAGACCTCCGTCGCGCTGGGCGACGCCCTGCGGCGGCTGCCGGGTGAGCCGGTCGTGATCTGCGGCGGAGCCTTCGACCTGGACGACGACGAGTACGCCGGCATCGTCGGCAAGGTGATCGCGGACGAGATCGGCACGGGCGAGGGAGCGAACTTCGTCATCAAGCGGTCGTTCGTCGCCGACATCACCGGCTACACGCTGCACAGTGCCCTGGCGTTCTTCCGGCGGCTGCTGGAGCGGGAGCGCGGGGCGTACTGGACGTTCGTCGTGCACACCGGCGACCGCACCTTCGTCGGCGCCTCACCCGAGCGGCATGTGAGCCTCCGGGGCGGTCGGGCCGTGATGAACCCGATCAGCGGCACCTACCGCTATCCGCCCTCGGGCCCCACCCTGGCAGGGGTGATGGACTTCCTCGCCGACCGCAAGGAGGCCGACGAGCTGTACATGGTCGTCGACGAGGAACTCAAGATGATGGCGCGGGTCTGCGACCCCGCTCCCCGGGTCGTGGGGCCGTATCTGAAGGAGATGGCGCGGCTCGCGCACACCGAGTACTTCATCGAGGGCGCGAGCGACCACGACCCCCGCACGATTCTGCGGGAGACCATGTTCGCACCGACGGTGACGGGCAGTCCGCTGGAGAGCGCCTGCCGGGTGATCAACCGCTACGAGCCCCGCGGCCGCGGCTACTACAGCGGCGTGGCCGCCCTGATCGGGCAGGACGAGCGGGGACGGCGCACGCTCGACTCCTCGATTCTCATCCGCACCGCCGACATCGACGGCGCGGGTCGGCTGAGTATCGGCGTCGGCGCCACCCTGGTGCGGCACTCCGATCCGGCCTCGGAGGTCGACGAGACTCGGGCCAAGGCGGCCGGCCTCCTCGCCGCCCTGGGCGCCGAAGGCCCCACACGCCTCGCCGAACACCCGCGCGTGCGCCGGGCCCTTGAGCGGCGCAACGACTCGATCGCCGGGTTCTGGACCGGCGAGCACGCGGGGAGCGGCACCCCGGCAGTCGAGAGGTCCTCACTGGCCGGCCGTCGGGTCCTCGTGGTGGACGCGGAGGACGCTTTCACCTCCATGATCGGCCAGCAACTGCGGACCATGGGGCTGAAGCCGACGGTTCGCCGCTACGACGAGCCGTATTCCTTCGACGACTACGAACTCGTCGTCATGGGACCGGGCCCCGGGGATCCACGCGACACCCGCCACCCCAAGATCACCCACCTGCGGTCCGCGATCCACGCGCTCCTGCACCAGCGCCGGCCCTTCGTCGCCGTATGCCTGAGCCATCAGGTACTCAGCACCCTCCTCGGCCTGGAACTGGTGCGCAGACCCGTGCCCAACCAGGGAGTCCAGCGGGAGATCGACTTGTTCGCGGCGCGGGAACGGGTCGGCTTCTACAACACGTTCGCCGCCCGCAGCGCGCACGACGAGTTCGACGTCCCCGGCGTGGGGGTCGTCGAAGCGAGCCGGGAAGGCGACACCGGAGAGGTCCACGCGCTGCGCGGGCCGGGCTTCGCCTCGATGCAGTTCCACGCCGAGTCCGTGCTCACGCAAAACGGCGTACGCATCGTTGGTGACGCGCTGGAAAGGGTGCTGCGCACATGCGTGTCGTGA
- a CDS encoding isochorismatase family protein: MPGIPPIQPYPMPSPGDLPANTAAWKADPDRAVLLVHDMQRYFLRQFPADQAPGADLVRNATRVRDQAVACGLPVAYTAQPGGMTDEQRGLLKDFWGPGMRVDPADRQVVEPLAPGPDDWLLTKWRYSAFFRSDLLDRMRAHGRDQLILCGVYAHIGVLSTAVEAFTNDIETFLVADAVADFTEAYHRLALDYAAERCALVTTTTSVIEELGR; this comes from the coding sequence GTGCCAGGGATACCCCCCATCCAGCCCTACCCGATGCCCTCGCCCGGTGACCTGCCCGCCAACACAGCGGCATGGAAGGCCGATCCGGACCGCGCGGTCCTGCTCGTCCACGACATGCAGCGGTACTTTCTTCGGCAGTTCCCCGCGGACCAGGCGCCCGGTGCCGACCTCGTGCGAAACGCGACCCGGGTCCGCGACCAGGCGGTCGCCTGTGGCCTGCCCGTCGCGTACACCGCGCAGCCGGGCGGTATGACCGACGAACAGCGCGGACTGCTCAAGGACTTCTGGGGACCGGGCATGCGCGTCGACCCCGCCGACCGGCAGGTCGTGGAACCACTCGCCCCCGGCCCGGACGACTGGCTGCTCACCAAGTGGCGCTACAGCGCGTTCTTCCGGTCCGACCTGCTGGACCGGATGCGCGCCCACGGCCGCGACCAGCTGATCCTCTGCGGGGTGTACGCGCACATCGGGGTGCTGTCCACCGCGGTGGAGGCCTTCACCAACGACATCGAGACGTTTCTGGTGGCCGACGCGGTCGCCGACTTCACCGAGGCGTACCACCGGCTGGCCCTCGACTACGCCGCCGAGCGCTGCGCCCTGGTCACCACGACGACGTCCGTGATCGAGGAGCTCGGCCGATGA
- a CDS encoding 2,3-dihydro-2,3-dihydroxybenzoate dehydrogenase, which translates to MREKIALVTGAAGGIGEAVVRTLAERGASVAAMDKDAERLIEVTGKLAAAGLRVRAFPADVTTSAGAERLVADVEDTLGPLDHLVNGAGVLRLAKARELTDADWAATFAVNTTGVFYMSRAAVGRMVTRRSGAVVTIASNAAGTARVDMSAYAASKAAATMFTKCLGLEVAQYGIRCNVVAPGSTETPMLTSMWQDDHGRRATLEGSPDAYRVGIPLGKLARPSDVAEAVAFLLSDQAAHITLHDLTVDGGATLGV; encoded by the coding sequence ATGCGAGAAAAGATCGCCCTGGTCACAGGAGCCGCCGGTGGAATCGGCGAGGCCGTCGTCCGCACCCTCGCCGAACGCGGGGCCTCGGTGGCCGCCATGGACAAGGACGCCGAGCGGCTGATCGAGGTGACCGGGAAACTGGCCGCCGCCGGACTGCGGGTACGGGCGTTCCCCGCCGACGTCACCACGAGCGCCGGCGCCGAGCGTCTGGTCGCGGACGTAGAGGACACCCTGGGACCGCTCGACCACCTGGTCAACGGGGCGGGTGTACTGCGTCTGGCGAAGGCCCGAGAGCTCACCGACGCGGACTGGGCGGCGACGTTCGCGGTCAACACCACCGGCGTGTTCTACATGTCGCGGGCGGCGGTCGGCCGCATGGTCACACGGCGCTCCGGGGCCGTCGTCACCATCGCCTCCAACGCGGCGGGAACGGCACGCGTGGACATGTCCGCGTACGCGGCGTCCAAGGCCGCGGCGACCATGTTCACCAAGTGCCTCGGCCTGGAGGTCGCCCAGTACGGCATCCGGTGCAACGTGGTCGCTCCTGGCTCCACCGAGACCCCGATGCTCACGTCCATGTGGCAGGACGACCACGGGCGTCGCGCGACCCTCGAAGGATCGCCCGACGCCTACCGGGTCGGCATACCGCTCGGCAAGCTGGCCCGCCCCTCGGACGTGGCAGAGGCGGTGGCGTTCCTCCTCTCGGACCAGGCCGCGCACATCACCTTGCACGACCTCACCGTCGACGGCGGCGCGACCCTCGGCGTCTGA
- a CDS encoding 3-deoxy-7-phosphoheptulonate synthase produces the protein MDSELAYIESLPALQQPDWRGRPETERARRELSALPPLVEATDVTRLHDHLRTVAEGHAQVIQAGDCAEDWAESGHVDVARKAAVLDLLAGVMRVATGRPVVRVGRLAGQYAKPRSRPTETVQGVELSVYRGHMVNDPNPDPVLRRPDPRRLLTGYRAAREVMEHLGRSGGARRAAQAPVWTSHEALLLDYELPMLRRGEDGGLLLTSTHWPWIGERTRQVDGAHVALLAAVRNPVACKVGPGMMPDELVRLCKRLDPDRVPGRLTLIARMGAGTAPGKLAALVAAVRGAGHPAIWLSDPMHGNTESGPDGLKTRFVKTVIREVEEFQESVTAAGGIAGGLHLETTPDQVTECVADPTFLNSVGDKYTSFCDPRLNPRQAVEVASAWRR, from the coding sequence TTGGACAGCGAGCTCGCTTACATCGAATCGCTCCCCGCTCTCCAGCAGCCCGATTGGCGGGGCCGCCCCGAGACGGAGCGGGCGAGGCGAGAACTGAGCGCTCTGCCGCCGCTCGTCGAGGCCACGGACGTGACCCGGCTGCACGACCACCTCAGGACGGTCGCTGAGGGCCACGCCCAGGTCATCCAGGCCGGTGACTGTGCCGAGGACTGGGCGGAGAGCGGTCACGTGGACGTCGCCCGCAAGGCGGCGGTGCTCGACCTCCTGGCGGGGGTCATGCGCGTCGCCACGGGCCGGCCCGTGGTGCGCGTGGGCCGGCTCGCCGGCCAGTACGCCAAGCCGCGCTCCCGGCCTACCGAAACGGTCCAGGGCGTCGAACTGTCCGTCTACCGCGGGCACATGGTCAACGATCCGAACCCCGACCCGGTGCTGCGACGGCCCGACCCCCGGCGCCTGCTGACCGGTTACCGGGCCGCACGCGAGGTCATGGAGCACCTCGGCCGTTCCGGTGGCGCCCGGCGTGCGGCGCAGGCCCCCGTGTGGACCAGCCACGAGGCCCTCCTCCTCGACTACGAACTGCCCATGCTGCGCAGGGGGGAGGACGGCGGCCTGCTGCTCACCTCCACGCACTGGCCGTGGATCGGCGAGCGCACCCGGCAGGTGGACGGCGCCCACGTGGCGCTCCTGGCGGCCGTACGCAACCCGGTGGCCTGCAAGGTGGGACCGGGCATGATGCCGGACGAACTGGTGCGCCTGTGCAAGCGCCTTGACCCCGACCGGGTCCCCGGGCGGCTGACGCTCATCGCGCGGATGGGAGCCGGCACGGCACCCGGGAAGCTCGCCGCCCTGGTCGCCGCCGTACGCGGCGCCGGGCACCCGGCGATCTGGCTGTCCGACCCGATGCACGGCAACACCGAGTCCGGCCCCGACGGTCTCAAGACGCGTTTTGTGAAAACCGTCATACGCGAGGTCGAGGAATTCCAGGAATCCGTGACGGCGGCCGGTGGGATTGCTGGCGGCCTGCACCTGGAAACCACGCCTGACCAGGTCACGGAATGCGTTGCCGACCCCACGTTTTTGAATTCGGTCGGAGACAAGTACACGAGCTTCTGCGACCCGCGGCTCAATCCCCGGCAGGCCGTCGAGGTCGCCTCGGCATGGCGGCGCTGA
- a CDS encoding SDR family NAD(P)-dependent oxidoreductase — protein MTARFKDKVVIVTGAGSGIGRASARAFAREGATVVAAGARPESIEETVRLVDEDGGAASAVVADVTRPEDMERLVRTTVERHGGLHVAHNNAGIFGKPAPVGDLDLSVWRSVLDVNLNGVLIGMQQEIAHMRANGGGVIVNTASNIGYHGRRPGMAAYAASKAAVSTLTRVAALDHIKDNVRINAVSPGATDTGMSLRPGETDADRAARLATTVPIARVATTDEIVAAVLWLASEESSFVVGHDLVVDGGVTT, from the coding sequence ATGACTGCCCGTTTCAAGGACAAGGTCGTCATCGTCACCGGGGCCGGATCTGGCATCGGCCGGGCCAGCGCCAGGGCCTTCGCCCGCGAGGGCGCCACCGTGGTGGCCGCCGGAGCCCGGCCGGAGTCCATCGAGGAGACCGTGCGTCTCGTCGACGAGGACGGCGGCGCAGCCAGTGCGGTCGTCGCCGACGTCACCCGGCCCGAGGACATGGAGCGCCTGGTACGCACCACGGTGGAGCGCCACGGCGGCCTGCATGTCGCCCACAACAACGCGGGCATCTTCGGCAAGCCCGCCCCGGTCGGCGACCTGGACCTGTCCGTGTGGAGGTCCGTGCTGGACGTCAACCTGAACGGTGTCCTGATCGGCATGCAGCAGGAGATCGCGCACATGCGGGCGAACGGTGGCGGCGTCATCGTCAACACCGCGTCCAACATCGGCTACCACGGGCGCCGTCCCGGCATGGCCGCCTATGCCGCGTCCAAGGCCGCGGTGAGCACCCTCACCCGGGTCGCCGCCCTGGACCACATCAAGGACAACGTGCGCATCAACGCGGTCAGCCCGGGCGCCACGGACACCGGCATGTCGTTGCGTCCCGGGGAGACCGACGCCGATCGCGCGGCTCGGCTGGCCACGACGGTTCCGATCGCCCGCGTCGCGACGACGGACGAGATCGTGGCCGCGGTGCTGTGGCTGGCGTCCGAGGAGTCGAGTTTCGTCGTCGGCCACGACCTCGTCGTCGACGGCGGCGTCACCACCTGA
- a CDS encoding MFS transporter: MQEHDVAAAEPSPALTAVPDKTRGAAFALLASVQFVLILAMSVLNVVLPDIQREFGLDRAELALLSASYGMSFSGLLLLGGRLSDLYGSRRVFLLGTGAFGVSSVLAGVSPGLWTLLVARFAQGAGAALAVPAAMALVSVVHPEPARHARAMAVWGGLAASGGTAGMLLSGVVASSNSWRWAFVVPVAVTAVTLVAAPRLIPEGAPPRAGRLDVLGAALVTTSIALLSYGLVEAPERGWTSPVALGTLAGGGVLLLAFVVTEARVPQPLLPLSFPASPRRAMALLAVFLGSAGITTIFFMLALYFQEVRGYSALETSAAFLPFGLTLVVSGLCVGRLVQRFGPRSVLVAGLVLAGLGLAALGLIGRDTPYVGAVLAGLVLFPAGVALVFAGSTVSATTDVPRDQAGLAGAVVNTALEAGPAIGLAVLVTLATGRTTDLVRTGTSTASALTSGYGFAFTLAAAAFAVAAVCALVLLRPRPPRDGG; the protein is encoded by the coding sequence GTGCAGGAGCATGACGTCGCCGCGGCGGAGCCATCGCCCGCCCTCACCGCCGTACCCGACAAGACAAGAGGCGCGGCCTTCGCCCTGCTGGCGTCGGTCCAGTTCGTGCTCATCCTCGCCATGAGCGTGCTCAACGTCGTACTTCCCGACATCCAGCGCGAGTTCGGACTCGACCGGGCCGAACTCGCCCTGCTCTCGGCCTCCTACGGGATGTCCTTCAGCGGACTGCTGCTGCTGGGCGGCCGGCTGTCCGACCTGTACGGCAGCCGGCGGGTGTTCCTCCTCGGCACCGGCGCGTTCGGCGTGAGCTCGGTGCTGGCGGGGGTGTCACCGGGGCTGTGGACTCTGCTGGTGGCGCGCTTCGCTCAGGGTGCCGGTGCCGCACTGGCCGTACCCGCCGCGATGGCGCTGGTGAGCGTCGTCCACCCCGAGCCGGCCCGGCACGCCCGTGCCATGGCCGTCTGGGGCGGGCTCGCGGCCTCCGGCGGGACCGCCGGGATGCTGCTCTCCGGGGTGGTCGCCTCGTCGAACTCCTGGCGCTGGGCGTTCGTCGTGCCCGTCGCGGTGACGGCGGTGACCCTCGTCGCCGCCCCGCGTCTGATCCCCGAGGGCGCGCCGCCCCGGGCCGGCCGACTGGACGTCCTCGGGGCCGCCCTGGTCACCACCTCCATCGCGCTGCTCAGCTACGGCCTGGTGGAGGCGCCGGAGCGCGGCTGGACCTCCCCGGTGGCGCTCGGCACCCTGGCCGGCGGCGGTGTGCTGCTGCTGGCGTTCGTCGTCACCGAGGCACGGGTGCCGCAGCCGCTGCTGCCGCTGTCCTTCCCGGCCTCGCCGCGCAGGGCGATGGCGCTGCTGGCGGTCTTCCTGGGGTCCGCCGGGATCACCACGATCTTCTTCATGCTCGCGCTGTACTTTCAGGAGGTCCGGGGCTATTCCGCGCTGGAGACCTCGGCGGCCTTCCTGCCCTTCGGCCTGACCCTGGTCGTCAGCGGCCTGTGCGTGGGCAGGCTGGTGCAGCGCTTCGGGCCGCGCTCGGTGCTGGTGGCGGGACTGGTGCTCGCCGGACTGGGCCTTGCGGCGCTGGGCCTGATCGGTAGGGACACGCCGTATGTGGGCGCCGTCCTGGCCGGGCTTGTGCTCTTTCCCGCAGGGGTGGCGCTGGTCTTCGCCGGATCCACCGTCAGCGCGACCACCGACGTCCCGCGGGACCAGGCCGGTCTCGCCGGCGCCGTGGTCAACACCGCGCTGGAGGCGGGGCCGGCCATCGGTCTCGCCGTCCTGGTGACCCTGGCCACCGGACGCACCACGGATCTGGTGCGCACGGGGACGAGTACAGCGTCCGCCCTGACCTCCGGCTACGGCTTCGCCTTCACCCTCGCGGCGGCGGCCTTCGCCGTCGCCGCGGTCTGCGCGCTCGTCCTGCTGCGCCCTCGCCCGCCCCGGGACGGCGGCTGA
- a CDS encoding FAD-binding oxidoreductase, with translation MRRRSVLAGTAAAIAATSLEAGPAAATATAAPTAPGPDAVTVLPGDPRYADLVVGNNSRWVARPDSVRLVRTTEQVVRAVQEAVDAGKRISVRSGGHCYTDFVYHPEVRVVIDTSLLDTVGYDEELKAFEVGAGATLLQLYDGLFKGWGVTIPGGMCYSVGAGGHISGGGYGMLSRRHGLTVDHLYAVEVVVVDANGTARSVVATREADDPHHDLWWAHTGGGGGNFGVITRYWFRSPGATGTDPSALLPRPPKDVLVSAVALPWSELDKDAFVSLVQKFGAWHEKNGSADSSAASLCSFLMMNHRANGGIGLLTQIDATVPDAQKVLDDFLTEVTSSLSDTAVRPMSEPVGELGALPDLFTPQRLPWLHSVKLLGASNPTLTNPTLRGHHKSAYLRKNVTTAQAKAMYRHLTRTDQENPASMVVLLSYGGKINTVGSGDTAAAQRDSLFKGLFQSFWSSADDDAANIGWVRDVYGEVFSATGGYPVPGTATDGCYINYPDADITDTKVNTTGVPWYTLYYKANYPRLQQIKAAYDPRNTFRHSQSITLPDHT, from the coding sequence ATGAGAAGACGAAGCGTCCTGGCCGGCACGGCCGCCGCGATAGCCGCCACGTCCCTGGAGGCCGGCCCCGCCGCGGCGACCGCCACCGCCGCCCCCACCGCCCCCGGACCCGACGCCGTCACCGTCCTTCCGGGCGATCCCCGCTATGCCGATCTCGTCGTCGGCAACAACTCCCGCTGGGTCGCCCGGCCCGATTCCGTCCGGCTGGTGCGGACCACCGAGCAGGTGGTGCGGGCCGTTCAGGAAGCCGTGGACGCGGGCAAGCGGATCTCGGTGCGCAGCGGCGGCCACTGCTACACGGACTTCGTCTACCACCCCGAGGTCCGGGTCGTCATCGACACCTCCCTGCTCGACACCGTCGGCTACGACGAGGAGCTCAAGGCCTTCGAAGTGGGCGCGGGAGCGACACTCCTCCAGCTGTACGACGGTCTCTTCAAGGGCTGGGGCGTCACCATCCCCGGTGGCATGTGCTACTCGGTGGGGGCGGGTGGTCACATCAGCGGTGGCGGCTACGGGATGCTGTCCCGACGGCACGGCCTGACCGTCGACCACCTGTACGCGGTCGAGGTCGTCGTGGTCGACGCGAACGGCACTGCGCGCAGCGTGGTGGCCACGCGTGAGGCCGACGACCCTCACCACGACCTGTGGTGGGCGCACACCGGCGGTGGCGGCGGCAACTTCGGTGTCATCACCCGGTACTGGTTCCGCAGCCCCGGCGCCACCGGCACCGACCCCTCCGCACTGCTGCCCAGGCCCCCGAAGGACGTTCTCGTCAGCGCGGTCGCGCTGCCCTGGAGCGAGCTGGACAAGGACGCCTTCGTCTCGCTCGTGCAGAAGTTCGGCGCCTGGCACGAGAAGAACGGCTCCGCCGACTCCTCCGCGGCCTCACTGTGCAGTTTCCTGATGATGAATCACCGGGCGAACGGAGGCATCGGCCTGCTCACCCAGATCGACGCCACCGTCCCTGACGCGCAGAAGGTGCTCGACGACTTCCTCACCGAGGTCACCTCCTCGCTCTCTGACACGGCCGTACGCCCGATGTCCGAGCCGGTCGGCGAACTGGGCGCACTGCCCGACCTGTTCACACCGCAGCGGCTTCCGTGGCTGCACTCGGTGAAGCTGCTGGGCGCCAGCAACCCGACCCTGACCAATCCGACGCTGCGCGGCCACCACAAGTCCGCCTACCTGCGTAAGAACGTCACCACGGCACAGGCCAAGGCGATGTACCGGCACCTGACGCGCACCGATCAGGAGAACCCCGCCTCCATGGTCGTCCTCCTGTCATACGGCGGGAAGATCAACACCGTGGGCTCGGGTGACACCGCGGCGGCGCAACGGGACTCGCTCTTCAAGGGTCTCTTCCAGAGCTTCTGGTCGAGTGCCGACGACGACGCGGCGAACATCGGCTGGGTGCGTGACGTGTACGGTGAGGTCTTCTCGGCCACCGGCGGCTATCCCGTGCCGGGCACGGCCACGGACGGCTGCTACATCAACTACCCGGACGCCGACATCACCGACACCAAGGTCAACACCACCGGCGTCCCCTGGTACACGCTCTACTACAAGGCCAACTATCCGCGCCTGCAGCAGATCAAGGCCGCGTACGACCCCCGGAACACCTTCCGGCACTCACAGTCCATCACCCTTCCCGACCACACGTGA
- a CDS encoding cupin domain-containing protein has protein sequence MTAGLDGQSPVVRRDGEGISRLWGKGSVVTTKLSAEETGGALGITHFSAVRGERAPRHTHTLEDEIFIIEGGEVRLTVADRTETVSGAGVLFLPRGIPHSYLVESEAARFYVITTPGGFERLFSEAGYPVQPGNSAPVGDAWSVDRTVEFAENLGLGMIWGD, from the coding sequence TTGACCGCAGGGCTCGACGGACAGTCACCGGTGGTTCGCCGGGACGGTGAGGGGATTTCCCGGCTCTGGGGGAAGGGGTCGGTGGTCACCACGAAACTCTCCGCCGAGGAGACCGGTGGTGCCTTGGGAATCACGCACTTCAGCGCGGTGCGGGGGGAGCGCGCGCCGCGCCACACCCACACCCTTGAGGACGAGATCTTCATCATCGAGGGCGGGGAGGTCCGCCTCACGGTCGCGGACCGCACCGAAACCGTGAGCGGTGCCGGCGTGCTGTTCCTGCCGCGCGGCATACCGCATTCCTACCTGGTGGAGAGCGAAGCCGCCCGTTTTTATGTCATCACCACACCCGGTGGATTCGAGAGGTTATTCTCCGAGGCCGGATATCCTGTGCAGCCCGGTAATTCAGCACCGGTCGGGGATGCGTGGTCGGTCGATCGCACCGTGGAATTCGCGGAGAACCTCGGGCTTGGAATGATCTGGGGCGACTGA
- a CDS encoding transaldolase family protein, whose translation MITWPRSKHSAVLDQLTAEGVGLWLDDYHRGRLADGSLERLVADGLVGGVVSRPAAVARAMADTTAYGNQLNRLSGAATSAEERVYAILAEDARAACTALEPVFRATKGMHGWVSVGIAPRPAADAAAMADHSRLLAEQVDRPNILIRIPVAGGGLAAAGDVLAHGVGVHLTSVYSVRRYDQAVDTYFRSLEHATSNGHAASAVTSLVSLDIGRLDAGVDALLGGSADPSAAALRGQTAVATARLVYRRYEESLGGPHWRSLVADGARPQRLLWTSENAPESPRTALDRVERLIAWMTSHALPQTALESLDSREGFHGDTLSGSAEHDAARRVMEALGRSGVVFDSVTRDLETAAIERERTAWNELLTAVQAG comes from the coding sequence TTGATCACATGGCCGCGCTCGAAGCACAGTGCCGTCCTGGACCAGCTCACTGCGGAGGGAGTCGGCCTCTGGCTGGACGACTACCACCGTGGCCGGCTGGCCGACGGCAGCCTGGAGAGACTGGTGGCCGACGGACTGGTCGGCGGTGTCGTCTCCCGGCCCGCGGCCGTCGCGCGCGCCATGGCGGACACCACCGCCTACGGGAACCAGCTGAACCGACTCTCGGGCGCAGCCACCTCGGCCGAGGAGCGCGTCTACGCGATCCTCGCCGAGGACGCCCGTGCGGCCTGTACCGCGCTTGAACCGGTGTTCCGGGCGACCAAGGGCATGCACGGCTGGGTCTCCGTGGGCATCGCGCCCCGGCCGGCGGCGGACGCCGCGGCCATGGCCGACCACTCCAGGCTTCTCGCGGAACAGGTCGATCGTCCCAACATACTGATTCGGATTCCCGTCGCGGGCGGCGGACTCGCGGCCGCCGGTGACGTGCTCGCCCACGGGGTCGGCGTGCACCTCACCTCCGTGTACTCCGTGCGCCGGTACGACCAGGCCGTGGACACCTACTTCCGCAGCCTGGAACACGCCACGTCCAACGGTCACGCCGCGTCCGCCGTCACCTCGCTCGTCTCCCTGGACATCGGCCGTCTCGACGCCGGAGTCGACGCCCTTCTCGGCGGCTCGGCGGACCCCAGCGCCGCCGCATTGCGCGGACAGACCGCGGTGGCCACCGCACGACTCGTCTACCGCCGTTACGAGGAGAGCCTCGGCGGTCCGCACTGGCGCTCCCTGGTGGCCGACGGCGCGCGCCCCCAACGCCTGCTCTGGACCTCGGAGAACGCCCCGGAATCCCCTCGGACCGCGCTGGACAGGGTCGAACGGCTCATCGCCTGGATGACCTCGCATGCCCTGCCCCAGACGGCCCTCGAGTCCCTGGACAGCCGCGAGGGGTTCCACGGCGACACGCTCTCCGGCTCCGCCGAACACGACGCGGCCCGCCGGGTGATGGAGGCGCTCGGCCGGTCCGGTGTCGTCTTCGACTCGGTCACCCGCGACCTGGAAACCGCGGCCATCGAGAGGGAACGCACCGCGTGGAACGAGCTCCTGACGGCGGTTCAGGCAGGCTGA
- a CDS encoding methyltransferase, whose product MSEIKSYLRSLERSRDSMRAEHRPGAFSLGGREWDLLDTVFAPLHAGTTEIVLDLLGLSDPARHPRRGVFLEIGCGTGVVAVTAALAGCERVVASDINADAVTNAALNARRHGVDDRVRAVHSDLFEALPAGQRYDTIVWSSPYVRAPENYRFATPLERAYVDPGYETHRRYVEEAPRWLTADGQALLHFSSRGDMDGLHRITAETGRRLRVLRKLTLVDRGDVVEHFLLEIDSVGEPRTRPARTVAQPA is encoded by the coding sequence ATGTCCGAGATCAAGAGCTATCTACGGTCGCTCGAACGCAGCCGCGACTCCATGCGGGCGGAACATCGGCCCGGGGCCTTCTCGCTGGGTGGAAGGGAGTGGGATCTGCTCGACACGGTCTTCGCCCCTCTGCACGCGGGCACCACCGAGATCGTCCTGGACCTGCTCGGCCTCTCGGATCCCGCGAGGCACCCTCGACGTGGCGTGTTCCTGGAGATCGGCTGCGGGACCGGGGTCGTCGCTGTGACTGCGGCCCTCGCGGGCTGCGAGCGGGTCGTCGCCTCCGACATCAACGCCGACGCGGTGACGAACGCCGCGCTCAACGCGCGGCGGCACGGGGTCGACGACCGAGTGCGGGCCGTGCACAGCGACCTCTTCGAAGCGCTGCCCGCCGGGCAGCGATACGACACCATCGTCTGGAGTTCGCCCTACGTCCGCGCACCGGAGAACTACCGCTTCGCCACTCCCCTCGAACGCGCCTATGTGGATCCCGGATACGAAACGCACCGCAGGTATGTGGAGGAGGCACCGCGCTGGCTGACGGCGGACGGCCAGGCTCTGCTGCACTTCAGCAGCAGAGGGGACATGGACGGGCTGCACCGGATCACCGCGGAGACGGGGCGGCGGCTGCGGGTCCTCAGGAAGCTCACCCTCGTCGACCGAGGAGACGTGGTCGAGCACTTCCTGCTGGAGATCGACTCCGTCGGCGAACCGCGCACCCGGCCCGCCCGGACGGTGGCTCAGCCTGCCTGA